TTCATTAGTCTAGATCAAGCCAGTACAATAATGGCAGATCAAACTCAAGGAGGTAACCCACAACAACAGCCTAGTCTTCTTGacactaaaaaaaaaagagataaaaaacaatttcagCCAATCACATGTACTACATTTGTAATAGATTTTATTACTTCAGCTGCTTATTACACAAACAAGGTTGAATTGATATTGTGTAGAGTAAATTTTCGGAAATAGTTTGAATTGGGTgatcattttctttatttttttttatgtcTTGTTTCTGTGAAGATCGGAATGCCAGGGTGGAGCTCGTGAATTGCACCACTAATTGCAGCAGCACcatatttcaaataaagTTTCTCATGTTGTAGTAGGATTGCTTGTCTCCATGAAACCAATCACTTAACTAAGCCCCAGGCTGATTAGTGTGTTTTCAAACAGTTTTGTACTAGAGAAACTCAGACCTTCTCAGGGCAAGTAATAACCTAAAAAAATGCCACAAAACTAAATGCAATTTCAGTTTGATATGATAGGCAATGACATCAACACctggaaaaaaaaaaaactttcaGGTGATGAAACGATTAAGGATTAAAGTTTGCAACGAAAAACAAGTGGAACTAAACTTTGccttattgttttgttccGCTTACCTAATGATGTTTACTCCTTAGAACaaacaacatcaactaCTTTTAATCCTGacgacgaagaagaagaccaaaaagaataattaGCCGCAGCTACGGTGGTGGCACTAGTAGTAGTGCTAGTGCTTGTTGTGTCTCATCCAAGAGAAATGGAAAAACTGCAAAAATGCCGCAACTTTGAACATTTTGGAACACAAtacaactttttttttccttttggATTTACGATTAGCGCGATAGACGTGACCATAAAAATACCACACGATGTGTAGATCCTCTAAAAATAATGTACACATTTCCAGGCTTTTGTTTACTGCTTAATAATTTGTCATCATCGGTAACAATGATAGTCTCCCCACCCTAACTACAGTAGACGGAATTAGACACCAAAGATCTTATAAATCAACCCCAAATTTTCccattttgatttttgattttttcgTATTCCTTGTTGTTTCCATAATTTTTTAGTTACTCCTCCTCAACTAAACTAGATAACTCGTCACAGTTAACAACAGAAAGGTAtgttaaatatttatttcgTTCTAAATTCAAGTTTGGTATAGAATATTgcaaacaacaacaatttgaaaaatggacTTTAATTTGTTCTACAAAATGCAAACACATCTAGAATTAATATTTGCTCTGGAAACCGTATACGGAAGTTATGGATAATCACGTTATCCTGATATCTATTATTAACACCACCACAATATCTATTATTTCTTGTATGGATTGCGGTGCCAAGATCAAAGAATCATTTTAACCCGATATCTTACATTTCACCTCGATCTAAATGTGATTCAGTATCACCGCCTCATTGTTTCACCACTCAACCTCCCCATACTGGCAGtacatattttttttttcattttagaGAGTTTTAACATAACTTATCggcattttcaataatgtttatttggaaatttaGTATATACCGATAAATCCTGAATTCTCGTATTGGCGATGGatttaccaaaaaaatgGGGAATGAGTgtacaccaagaaaaaaaagaaaaattcaagaaaaagcGAGTGACTAAAAATGTCGTGggaatttaatttatccTGGAAAGATGCCCCGATTCAGAAGTAATGTCGAGTACTTTCACCCACATACAATGAACGACTTTTATTTATTCCTTCACCCCACACAGCAACAACTACATTTAAATTTCAGTATTTAAGCGACCATGAATTTAAACTACAATACTCCGCAGATTAAAGCATTTTGTTTATAActtttctattattatcaatttttttggtataGTTGTGGTTTGCGTCACggttgttttctttttttcattttcctTAGTTTACTCCACATACACATACACGTACATTTCTATATATACCCCATGATTCCCCCCCCcccatttgatttttgttgttgttgttcagCAATATCTACtttatttattggtttTTATGTTTATATGATACTAACTTGTCTTTGTTTGCTTTAGTCATGAACTCCGATATCccacctccaccaccacctccagAATATTCCCAGTCCCATGAAGATTTACCAGCATACACTTCGTCGTTGAACTATTATGGATTATCATTGATTAAAACAGAATTCATAACCCCATATCAATACAATAGCGGTAACCGTTCCTGGAAACCAGTATTGCTTGAATTGAACTCtactcaattgaaaatatacAACTTGAACATTGATAAGAAACTACAAGATTTGCTAAtatgtttatattttgaattaaattGTTTAGATCAATTAACTAAAGACATCAATTCTCATTATAAAAAGAGTAAAGGTTTTGACTTTAGTGAATTATCGTCTAATGATGCCGACGATGTCGGCGATTTGTTTTCCGGTGATGCATATGGTGGTACTGATAGCTCCAAGTTATCTTTAAATGATTCCAAGTTTGgcaaattgaaaaacaaattgaaaaatcaaaaatctAATAAAACCTTGCAATCAATAAAAGCTCATTACGATGAATTAAAAGataacaaatttttctttgaacCAACATCCTCAACAAAGGAATATAACCAATTCGCTAAAAAGTATAGAGGTAATTTGTTGCACTGTTATTCTTTGGCAAACTTGCAGATTGGGGAAGCACCTTCGTTGAACCAAATAATTTCAGCAATCTACAAGGAAGAGCATAATGGcaacaccaacaattcATCACTCGTCAAATACAAAAACACATTGCGTCTTCGAATtgaatataaacaaatctTACTTCAATTTTGGTCTTTCTACGGTATGATCAGTTGGTTTAGGAATTTCACCATTGGAAGAGATTTGAGTGTACCCGTCGAAGCAAGACATGTATCGAAACTCAAATCTATACCCTCAAGAAACACTAGTCAAAACAATGCATTATTGGCCGCTACTGCCGCAGCTGCAAACTATGGAAGAAACAGAGCCAATACTCCAGTTGACGGTGTCGAAGAAGACATATCCATGTTTCGCTCCAACTATTTGACTattaaagatgaagataataCTCATCCTGACACCAGTAGTGAGAATTCATCTGTGTTTGACAATGAGAGAAGAGGGTCCATAGTTTCAACAACTACGTCAATCGAACCAGTCGACTATGTTACTATTAACAATTACAAGTTTTATTCCCAAGAGTACACCTTTACCACTGTTGAGAAACAATACATTTCCAATTGCATACCAGATTTGAACTCTTTTGATAAATGGAATGGCAAGTTAATCACCGTCAGTAACGTGGATCATTTTATTAGAGATAAAAGATCGTTTGAAGACAAAGATGACGTTTTCATTAGTTATGCTGCATTGGGGAACTTGGTACAATCATATGATAAAAAATCACATAACGACTCATCCATGCTTACCACCCAAACTTTTATCATTCATCAAAAAGGGTTAGTTGGTTTAGGAACACAAGTTTGATTCTTAAAACATATATAGATTGATAGATACCATTTAATATTTCTAAACATATCTTTACGAATTAATAAATACGACTTTTAATGATATAAGGTATTTTGGTTGTAATTGTAGAtttggcaaaaaaaaaaaaaataaacaaccATCgtagtagttgttgttacaGTGGTTCAAGTTCACGCCCTAAATTCTTGTGGCTGTCTCACCTttaactttcttttttcctCCCTTAACTTAACATGTACGTGTActtaatattattttgaaaaattttttttttctgtctGTTTCTCTCTCTCCTTTGTTCCCAACACCAGTTGGTACTTTtaattctattttatttttacgTTGATctgatatttatttatatatttatatatttccATCAATTCTAAAACTTAATTACTTCAAAGACCAAGTTCTTGaatcttcttttgtttttgcttGTTTGTATACCAAAACactctttttcaattatttccCTGCTGTTTTTCTTTAGAAAAGCATTGTCCATTTGTCTATTAGTCTGTAACTGGAAATTTGTCCCGTCcttaaattattttttttttgaagaatCTTTTCATTTGAATCATTATGCCAACTCCTGCTGAAATCATTGCTGCCCGTCTCAATCGTGCCGATGCAACTCAAAATGTttatgaagaagaagaagaagaagtagtCACTTCCACTGAAACTACTCCTTCAACCAACGCCAAACCATCAATCACTGATGAAGCTGCTTTCCCTACTTTAGGAGGTAAGAAATCTGCTTCCCCAGTTATTTCTAATACTGGAGGAGCTTCATCTTGGGGTCCCCTGATGAAAACTCCAGTTCGTTCTTCTACTGCAAGTCCTGTCCCAACCCCTGTTCAACAAACCACCCCAAAACCAACTAATGGAATCAAGTCTAAAGTTTCCACTATTCAAGAAGCTTTTTCTTTGGATGTTGAAGATCAATTGAATGTTGCCCGTCCGGAATTTATCAAGATTTTAACCTTTGTCAAACAAGAAACCAAAACTAACATTGAATGTACCACTTCTCAACACACCAAAAAGAGAACTTTCTTGATCACTGGTAGACCTGATGAAGTCAAATTGGCAAAACGTTTGGtcattaaaaaattgactAAACCAGTCAAAATCTCTTTCAATATCCCTGCCAAATTGAGATCCAGAGTCATTGGTCAAGGTGGTAAAACTTTAAAACCAATTATCCAAGCTAATGAagttaaaattgaaattggtgaCCAAGTTGAAGGCGAAGACACTGGTGATGATGGGACtgaagaagacgaagatGAGGAAGAAGATATTTTTGCTAAAACTGTTCAAGTTACCATTGATGGTGATGTTGAAGGTTCTAAACGTGCCAAAAACGCTATCTTGGCCATTGTCAAAGAGGAAACAAAGAATTTGTCTGCTAAAGTTTCTGTCAATGAAACCATTAAACCATTTGCTAgcaaagaattgaaatcaattgttgacAAGTATCCAACTTTAGAATTTGCTATTCCAGATTATAAATCTAACAGACACACAATTATCATTGTTGGTGAACGtgatttggttttggaAGCCAAACCAGAAGTTAAGGCTGCTTTGGAAAAATTGTCTAACaaggttgttgttgaagaagtGCCAATTCctaaaatcaaacaacaatttttacCAATTGAACAAGTTTTCGAAGAACATAAtgttttgattcaattacCAAAAGATGGAGAAGGTAAAGTCAAATTCATTGGTgacaagaagaaaatcGCTGCTGCTCAAGCCTCTGCCAAAAAAACCACCTCTCAATACAAGGTTGAAATTTTGGATATGTCAAAAGCCCATAAGGGGAACTTGAAACACGTCAAGGCTGTTGCTTCTGTTTTGACCAAGACTGGTGTCTTTGATGAAATCGCTAAAGCCAATGACGTTACCATTCACGTTCCATCTAGTAAAGATCTCGAATCAAGTGCTACAATTCctattgaaattgtttctAAAGGTGATGATGAACACATTAAAGTCGCCAAGAAGGCAATTGTTAACCaagttaataaaattaCTCCTGATTTGACTAAAACCattgaagatattgatgaatttttattaaacaaaGTTGACGAAACCATTAAAGATGTTGCTAAACAGCAAGGTGTTGAATATGTTGTTTCGGGTAAAATCATCactttattcaattttcaacaatctAATGAAGATGCTgaagattttgatgatgTCAGTGATCCAGATTCTGCATTTAAGAAAGTTGACGAAGc
This genomic stretch from Candida albicans SC5314 chromosome 1, complete sequence harbors:
- a CDS encoding uncharacterized protein (Protein of unknown function; Hap43-repressed gene; mRNA binds to She3; repressed in hyphae; Efg1 and Efh1 regulated; 5'-UTR intron; induced by Mnl1 under weak acid stress; rat catheter biofilm induced) — its product is MNSDIPPPPPPPEYSQSHEDLPAYTSSLNYYGLSLIKTEFITPYQYNSGNRSWKPVLLELNSTQLKIYNLNIDKKLQDLLICLYFELNCLDQLTKDINSHYKKSKGFDFSELSSNDADDVGDLFSGDAYGGTDSSKLSLNDSKFGKLKNKLKNQKSNKTLQSIKAHYDELKDNKFFFEPTSSTKEYNQFAKKYRGNLLHCYSLANLQIGEAPSLNQIISAIYKEEHNGNTNNSSLVKYKNTLRLRIEYKQILLQFWSFYGMISWFRNFTIGRDLSVPVEARHVSKLKSIPSRNTSQNNALLAATAAAANYGRNRANTPVDGVEEDISMFRSNYLTIKDEDNTHPDTSSENSSVFDNERRGSIVSTTTSIEPVDYVTINNYKFYSQEYTFTTVEKQYISNCIPDLNSFDKWNGKLITVSNVDHFIRDKRSFEDKDDVFISYAALGNLVQSYDKKSHNDSSMLTTQTFIIHQKGLVGLGTQV